DNA sequence from the bacterium genome:
CGCCCGGGAGGTCATCCGCACACTATTCAGGAGCTTTTATCTCAATCCCGGCCTGCTGCCCGATTATCGCCTCGCGCCGGTCCTGACCGGTCCGGCCTACTCCGGCGTCGAACTCGACGAATGGCGCGCCGAGGGCGGCGGCTTTCTCGCCCGTTCTATCTCTGAGCGCCAGCTGCAGGCGGACGACCGCTTTCTGCGCGCCATCTGCGACCACATCGCTGGCATGACCGACAATTATGCCGAGCTTGAATACCGGCGCATCGGCGAGGCGCGCCATGACCGTTAGTCTGCAGCTTGATAGAGTCAGTTACCGCTATACCGGCATCGGCGCCTCGGACCGGATGGTCCTGAGCGACATCGACCTTGAAATCGGCGGCAACGGCTGCACGGCACTCGTCGGCCCAAGCGGCTCGGGTAAAACCACCCTGATCCAGCATTTCACCGGACTGCTGCGCCCCTCTTCGGGGAGCGTCCGCGTCGACGGAGAAGAGATCTGGAGCAAGGGCTTCGACCAGACCCGGCTGCGGCAGCGTATCGGCCTGGTCTTCCAGTTTCCCGAGGCGCAGCTGTTTGAGGAGAGCGTTGCCCTGGACATCGCCTTCGGACCGCACAATCTCGGCTGGCCGGAGGCGCGGATCGAGGCTGCTGTGGCGAGGGCGATGCACCAAGTCGACCTCGATCCAGACTGTTTCCGCAACCGCTCACCCTTTCAGCTCAGCGAAGGGGAAAAGCGGCGCGCAGCCATTGCCGGCGTGCTCGCCATGGAGCCCGAAATGATCGTTTTGGATGAGCCGACAGCGGGTCTCGATCCGCGCGGCGTCCGCGGTGTCGAGGCGATGATCGAACGCCTGCTGGAGGCGGGGACCACAGTGGTGGTGGTCACCCACAACATGGATTTCGTCAACAACATCGCCGGCCGCGTGCTGGTGATGATGGCCGGCCGTATTGTCTTCGACGGGCCGCCCGGCCGCCTCTTCGCCGATGCCGCGCTGCTGCAAGCCGCGAGTCTCGAGATGCCACGCTTCCTGCAAGAGAAGGAGAAGAGGGCCGCGACCTGGCCGCCAGCCCTCCGCGCAGCCGGGAGCCTGCGCGCCCTGCGCGCGATTGTTCGAAAAAGAGACAGCCGGATTGATTCCGGACACCTGAAGTGATATCGAAGCCCCCCGAGGCGCTGGCTCCACCCGGAGTGGTGTAAGAAGACCGCGTGCTGCTGCTATAACTTGTTGAGTGAAAAGTAATTATAAAATATATCCTTATGCTCCTGATGTGACTTGGGTCAACCGCTATGGGGAGGTCATGGCAAAGTATTTGCAGGCACTGGGCAGGATTGGGGAGAA
Encoded proteins:
- a CDS encoding ATP-binding cassette domain-containing protein, producing MTVSLQLDRVSYRYTGIGASDRMVLSDIDLEIGGNGCTALVGPSGSGKTTLIQHFTGLLRPSSGSVRVDGEEIWSKGFDQTRLRQRIGLVFQFPEAQLFEESVALDIAFGPHNLGWPEARIEAAVARAMHQVDLDPDCFRNRSPFQLSEGEKRRAAIAGVLAMEPEMIVLDEPTAGLDPRGVRGVEAMIERLLEAGTTVVVVTHNMDFVNNIAGRVLVMMAGRIVFDGPPGRLFADAALLQAASLEMPRFLQEKEKRAATWPPALRAAGSLRALRAIVRKRDSRIDSGHLK